A genomic region of Arachis hypogaea cultivar Tifrunner chromosome 5, arahy.Tifrunner.gnm2.J5K5, whole genome shotgun sequence contains the following coding sequences:
- the LOC112800052 gene encoding inactive poly [ADP-ribose] polymerase RCD1-like — translation MEGKTAKALDRVALHMKRKRATRYDSHRNGASLPLLRQWSSCKVAKRMRLGQHQSKLTNGGTHIGRFLRGYYLNYKKTGRPERLMFYKNGDWLDFPKDVLDLVKKDLEVKKATVEVQSNGRHLVLDFLHMYQMDLKTGLQQPLAWIDEHGCCFFPEIFAASDELYDISKQEGVTSNVANEIKLKLELAINELDGSKMLECSGESNALVKSIQIDATEKNDVEIEDSINNMDCQNVGEAIEQNRDLGLGDYTDSVYGKLDLDTVQTMFLKGMVSSGNDTGIVEIYRCSSATTQVRLELFQKQAEITKKAHGDANVRYAWLALSKNELSTMMQYGLGYCGLSLSKCKYAVGVHLAAATCPYASARYCDIDENGNSHLVLCRVIMGNMELLPAGGRQFRASSGEYDNGVDDILHPTYYIVWNMNMNSHIYPEFVVSFKVATNIQGNHGNPGVNVGAVGQCDPSQPESSTVDNGKVVPAARLVPKSPWMPFPALFAAIKSSVPPSTMDAIKGDYERFQKKQISRDVFIQRLRFIVGDNLLRTTVQKLQYKIPRSGESKVPAKE, via the exons ATGGAAGGAAAAACTGCAAAGGCATTGGATAGAGTTGCACTCCACATGAAGCGGAAGCGGGCTACCCGATATGATTCACATCGTAACGGGGCTTCTCTGCCACTGTTACGTCAGTGGTCATCATGCAAGGTTGCCAAACGGATGAGATTGGGCCAACATCAAAGCAAGTTGACAAACGGTGGAACTCATATTGGACGGTTCTTACGTGGGTATTATTTGAACTATAAGAAGACTGGACGGCCCGAACGTTTGATGTTCTATAAGAATGGTGACTGGTTGGACTTTCCTAAGGATGTTCTTGACTTGGTTAAGAAAGATCTTGAGGTCAAGAAGGCAACAGTGGAGGTACAGTCAAATGGCCGTCATCTTGTGCTAGATTTTTTGCACATGTATCAGATGGACTTGAAGACTGGTTTGCAACAACCTCTAGCCTGGATTGATGAACATGGATGCTGCTTTTTCCCTGAAATCTTTGCGGCTTCGGATGAACTTTATGATATTTCCAAACAGGAGGGTGTAACTAGTAATGTCGCAAATGAAATAAAACTTAAGTTGGAATTAGCTATAAATGAATTGGATGGCTCCAAAATGTTGGAGTGTAGTGGAGAATCTAATGCTTTGGTTAAGAGCATTCAGATTGATGCCACTGAAAAAAATGATGTAGAAATTGAAGATAGCATTAATAATATGGACTGTCAAAATGTTGGTGAAGCCATTGAACAAAATCGGGACTTAGGATTAGGTGATTATACTGATTCTGTATATGGAAAGTTGGATTTAGATACTGTACAGACGATGTTTCTTAAAGGGATGGTTAGTTCTGGTAATGATACTGGCATAGTTGAGATTTATCGCTGCTCGAGTGCAACAACACAAGTGCGATTGGAGCTATTCCAGAAGCAAGCTGAAATTACGAAGAAAGCTCATGGGGATGCTAATGTTCGATATGCTTGGCTTGCTCTTTCAAAAAATGAACTATCTACAATGATGCAGTATGGACTTGGCTATTGTGGACTATCTTTATCTAAATGCAAATATGCTGTTGGTGTCCATCTTGCTGCTGCTACGTGCCCTTATGCAAg TGCACGTTATTGCGATATTGACGAAAATGGGAATAGCCACTTGGTCTTATGCCGTGTAATAATGGGAAACATGGAGCTTCTTCCCGCGGGTGGTCGACAGTTCCGTGCCAGTAGTGGTGAATATGATAATGGGGTTGATGACATTCTACATCCAACATACTATATTGTATGGAATATGAATATGAACTCCCACATCTACCCAGAATTCGTTGTTAGTTTCAAGGTGGCTACAAATATTCAAG GCAACCATGGTAACCCTGGGGTTAATGTAGGTGCAGTTGGTCAATGTGACCCTTCACAACCAGAGTCTTCTACAGTAGATAAT GGAAAAGTTGTGCCTGCTGCTCGCCTAGTTCCGAAATCCCCATGGATGCCTTTTCCAGCCCTTTTTGCTGCTATCAAAAGCTCAGTGCCTCCCAGCACCATGGATGCCATCAAAGGAGATTATGAACGATTCCAG AAAAAGCAAATATCCCGTGATGTTTTTATTCAGAGGTTGAGGTTCATAGTTGGAGATAATCTCTTGAGAACTACAGTACAAAAACTTCAATACAAG ATACCGCGGAGTGGTGAATCGAAGGTACCAGCCAAGGAGTAA
- the LOC112800055 gene encoding uncharacterized protein At1g32220, chloroplastic-like, whose amino-acid sequence MASFLTLPAISSRPIIPSAFYLKRPVFQSPPTLHFKQNRFSVSSSSAETGYRADSRSNTIDVVAEIKSERIVVLGGSGFVGSAICKAAVSKGIEVISLSRSGRPTYPDAWVDQVTWIAGDVFYVNWDEVLVGATAVVSTLGGFGSEEQMKRINGEANVVAVNAAKEYGIPKFILISVHDYNLPSFLLSSGYFTGKRKAESEVLSKYPSSGIVLRPGFIYGKRRVDGFEIPLDLVGVPAERILKATENFIKPLSSLPASDLFLTPPVSVDDVAFAVINGVLDDDFFGIFTIDQIKEAAEKVRA is encoded by the exons ATGGCGTCTTTTCTCACTCTACCAGCTATTTCCTCACGACCCATAATTCCCAGTGCCTTCTATCTCAAGAGACCCGTCTTTCAATCCCCACCCACTTTGCATTTCAAACAAAACCG GTTTTCTGTTAGCAGCAGTTCTGCAGAAACAGGTTACAGGGCCGATTCCAGATCTAACACTATAGATGTTGTGGCTGAGATTAAAAGCGAAAGG ATTGTAGTCTTGGGAGGGAGTGGTTTTGTTGGTTCTGCCATATGCAAGGCAGCAGTATCCAAGGGCATAGAAGTCATAAGCCTAAGCAG ATCAGGACGTCCTACTTATCCAGATGCATGGGTAGATCAAGTTACTTGGATTGCAG GTGATGTTTTTTATGTGAATTGGGATGAAGTATTAGTTGGAGCAACTGCGGttgtttcaacacttggtgggTTTGGTAGCGAAGAACAGATGAAAAGGATTAACGGCGAGGCTAATGTCGTGGCTGTGAATGCTGCAAAGGAATATG GAATTCCGAAATTCATCTTGATCTCAGTTCATGATTACAACTTACCGTCATTCTTACTTTCATCGGGGTACTTCACAGGAAAAAGGAAAGCGGAATCTGAGGTTCTCTCTAAATACCCGAGTTCAG GTATTGTATTGAGACCTGGATTCATATATGGGAAAAGGAGAGTGGATGGTTTTGAGATCCCTTTGGATTTAGTTGGGGTACCAGCTGAGAGAATTCTAAAAGCAACAGAGAACTTCATCAAACCATTAAGCTCTCTCCCTGCATCTGATTTGTTCTTAACCCCACCTGTTAGTGTTGATGATGTTGCATTTGCAGTTATCAATGGTGTCTTAGACGATGATTTCTTTGGCATTTTCACCATTGACCAGATCAAAGAAGCTGCTGAAAAAGTGAGGGCATGA
- the LOC112800053 gene encoding probable inactive shikimate kinase like 2, chloroplastic — MAAAAKGVWFLFRHAIPTKSVMVSFPSFSYSHKHKHKQLVGLRSFKCSCTAPLSTTTYEFSDGSSEVELRLNIGGLDVGSSRDLSVNADDTSLAIRVLRPGSPITLIETNRLFDRIKPAETIWYLDDDQLVVNFKKQDPDLKWPDIMESWESLAAGSTQLLKGASIYLVGECTEINQKVAQELATGLGYTPLSTKELLESISNQTVDSWLLAEGSDSVAKAESAVLESISSHVRTVVATLGGKHGAAGSADKWRHLYAGFSVWLSQTEAKDEDSAKQETHKSVRDGSTAYTNADVVVKLQGWDPAYAKSVAQACLSALKQLILSDKKLPGKKSLYIRLGCRGDWPNIKPPGWDPSSEGDMN; from the exons ATGGCAGCGGCAGCAAAAGGTGTTTGGTTTCTGTTCCGACATGCCATTCCCACTAAAAGCGTGATGGTGTCTTTCCCTTCATTCTCTTATTCTCACAAACATAAacacaaacagttagtgggtcttCGCTCCTTCAAGTGTTCTTGCACTGCCCCACTCTCCACCACTACCTACGAG TTTTCTGATGGCTCCTCTGAGGTGGAGTTAAGATTAAACATAGGAGGATTAGATGTTGGAAGTTCAAGAGATTTATCAGTTAATGCTGATGACACTTCTTTAGCTATCAGAGTATTGAGGCCAGGATCTCCCATCACACTCATAGAAACTAATCGCCTTTTCGACAGGATTAAACCTGCTGAAACTATATG GTACCTTGATGATGATCAACTGGTTGTGAACTtcaagaaacaggatcctgattTGAAATGGCCCGATATCATGGAGTCGTGGGAATCGCTTGCTGCCGGATCCACACAACTGTTGAAAGGTGCATCGATCTACCTTGTTGGCGAATGCACCGAAATCAACCAGAAAGTGGCTCAAGAGCTTGCAACTGGACTTGG GTACACACCACTTAGTACAAAAGAGTTACTGGAATCAATTTCAAACCAAACAGTGGATTCAT GGCTTCTTGCTGAAGGTTCTGATTCAGTAGCAAAGGCAGAAAGTGCAGTACTAGAAAGCATTAGCAG TCATGTGAGGACAGTTGTTGCAACACTAGGAGGGAAACATGGAGCTGCCGGAAGTGCTGATAAGTGGCGGCATCTTTATGCTGGTTTTTCTGTCTGGTTGTCACAGACTGAAGCCAAAG ATGAAGATTCTGCAAAGCAGGAGACCCATAAAAGCGTCAGAGATGGCAGTACTGCATACACAAATGCAGATGTGGTTGTTAAACTTCAGGGCTGGGATCCTGCATATGCCAAAAGTGTGGCACAAGCATGTTTGAGTGCCTTAAAACAGTTAATCCTGTCAGACAAGAAACTCCCAG GCAAAAAGAGTCTGTACATAAGACTAGGATGTCGTGGTGATTGGCCAAACATCAAGCCACCCGGTTGGGATCCATCAAGTGAAGGCGACATGAACTAG
- the LOC112800054 gene encoding uncharacterized protein: MGKEGDLWDDSALINAFDHAISTFKKMHKNKNNSKDESAGAEAEAEDEAETVMGATAEENGSSGDFRNLDTARDVDEKSNIPAADTPDLGETGSVPKLGDDCHAEPQVGHTCQDSTRGQGIQSEHDAYAYAQGVEEYNQLVVQYNELEEKRLKIWEQLNQYSAWNYKYDATATSSGVPYSNVQDYSMSPYQVSDPNVVCTCCPCFSQCSMASCTSAPGCSLDESGVGKPCNSHYVEMDHKMPFPCEDGKIHKIAMGAAEQALSSIRTTISGDSNVNEEKERTISEPKQTSGSGTDLTALLNAWYSAGFYTGKYLAEQSMANRK, translated from the exons ATGGGTAAAGAAGGAGACTTGTGGGATGATTCTGCTCTCATCAATGCCTTCGACCACGCCATTTCTACTTTCAAG AAAAtgcacaagaacaagaacaatagcaaggatgAATCAGCTGGAGCTGAGGCTGAGGCTGAGGATGAGGCTGAGACAGTGATGGGCGCCACCGCTGAAGAAAATGGTTCTAGTGGCGACTTTCGAAATCTTGACACTGCAAG GGATGTTGATGAGAAGAGCAATATTCCAGCTGCTGATACACCTGATTTAGGTGAGACTGGTTCTGTGCCGAAGTTGGGAGATGATTGTCATGCTGAGCCGCAGGTAGGACATACTTGTCAGGATTCAACAAGGGGCCAAGGCATCCAAAGTGAGCATGATGCTTATGCATATGCACAAGGTGTGGAGGAATATAATCAGTTAGTTGTTCAGTATAATGAACTTGAGGAGAAAAGGCTGAAGATTTGGGAGCAACTTAATCAGTATAGTGCTTGGAATTACAAATATGATGCTACTGCTACTAGTTCTGGTGTACCATATTCCAATGTGCAGGATTATTCAATGTCTCCTTACCAAGTTTCTGATCCAAATGTTGTTTGCACGTGTTGCCCGTGTTTTAGTCAATGTTCAATGGCTTCTTGCACATCTGCTCCCGGTTGTTCTCTAGATGAATCAGGTGTTGGTAAACCTTGTAACAGTCATTATGTGGAAATGGATCATAAAATGCCATTTCCATGTGAGGATGGTAAAATCCACAAAATAGCAATGGGAGCAGCAGAGCAGGCACTGTCGTCCATTAGAACAACCATTTCTGGTGATTCTAATGTGAATGAAG AGAAAGAGAGAACAATTTCTGAACCCAAACAAACTAGTGGCTCAGGAACAGATCTTACTGCTCTTTTGAATGCTTGGTATTCTGCGGGCTTCTATACTGGAAA GTATCTTGCTGAACAATCCATGgctaatagaaaatag